In Pseudomonas saudiphocaensis, one DNA window encodes the following:
- a CDS encoding cation:proton antiporter, with protein MADWLLILSNLLLAGGLLFFAAGSVGLLRFPDTLSRLHALTKADTLGLGLVVAGLSLHAEGLFEVAQMVLIWLLLLASGAIACQLLARQADEEGDA; from the coding sequence ATGGCTGACTGGCTGCTCATCCTGAGTAATCTGCTGCTGGCCGGCGGGTTGCTGTTCTTCGCCGCCGGCAGCGTCGGCTTGCTGCGTTTCCCCGATACCCTGAGCCGCCTGCATGCGCTGACCAAGGCCGATACTCTGGGGCTGGGCTTGGTGGTGGCGGGGCTGTCCCTGCATGCCGAAGGTCTCTTCGAGGTCGCGCAGATGGTGCTGATCTGGCTGTTGCTGCTGGCCTCCGGCGCCATCGCCTGTCAATTGCTGGCGCGTCAGGCCGACGAGGAGGGCGACGCGTGA